Part of the Bacteriovorax stolpii genome, CGTCTTGATGATGGATCGAGACGAGTTATGTATATCACCGAGATCGCGGGGATGCAGGGAGATACTGTTATCCTTCAGGATATTTTCTTATTCATTCAAAAAGAAATTGATAAGAACGGAAAAATTCTCGGAGAATTCCAGGCCACAGGATTTATTCCTAAGTTTATCGAGGTCCTGGAGAGAAAAGGTTATAACGTACCAAGAGGGATCTTCAGCAACCGTCCACCTCAAGCAGCGCCAGCAACAGCGGCACCTGCGGCGGCACCGGCAGCTGGAGGAGTACCGAAACCACCAACGAGTGGAGGAGCTGCACCAGCTGGAGCGGTAAAGCCACCGGTAAAGAAATAGGTAGGGCATGAGTTTTTTCTTAGATATGGTTGGCCGAAACGGACTCATCTTTGTGGTGGGGATGATGGTCTTCGCTCTAAGCTACAAGTACTCAATCAATATCTTCGACTGGATCGAGCGCCAGACCTACGGGACGCGCACGTATATTACAGAAAAGCTGGAATTCCTTTTTATTGAAATCCCTCAAGACAGATTGACGTATATGCTTTTGGCTTCTTCGGTGGGGCTTGGTTGTTTCATCTTTTTATTCATTGGTTTTTTTGCCAGCTGGATTTTGGGAGCTATTCTCGGTGGGATCATGGCCTTTATTGGTTTTAAGGCCCCGAGATGGATTATTGATTACCTGGTGGAAAAAAGAATCAAGGCCTATTCACTGCAAATGGTAGATGCCCTTCAGCTTCTTTCCAATGGGATTCGCGCCGGTCTTTCGGTTCCTCAAGCTATCGGGATGATCGTTGAAGAAATGCCCGCCCCAATCTCTCAAGAGTTCAACGTGCTTCTTCAGCAAAATAGAATCGGGATGCCGTTAGAAGAGTGTTTTGAAAACCTCGCTAAGCGCGTGCCTCTGGAAGACAACGACATGTTCGTGTCTGCCGTGAATATTCTAAGGGAAACCGGGGGTAATCTTTCGGAGGTTTTTGATACGATCGTTGATGTCATTCGCGAAAGGGTAAGACTGCAACAAAAAGTTGACACTTACACTGCACAGGGGATGTTCCAGGGAATGACCATCGGGGCAATGCCGTACCTTCTGGGATTCGTCTATTTCCTACAAGATCCCAAGTCAATGACTCCGTTATTTACGACTCCGCTGGGTCTAGTATTTTTATTTGTAGCCTTAATCTTCGATATAGCAGGTATTTACGTTATAATGAAAATTGTAAAAATTAAGATCTAAAGAAATTGTTCAATTATACCGAATAATTAACTGTATTTTTTTCTAACAAGGAATGTGAATTATGAGTTTTAAAAAATCGCTGATAGCACTCTCTCTAATGCCGATGATGGCGTTTGGTGGTGTTAACTTAAAAAACGGAAACTTTTATATCACCTACACTGATATCATTGCTCCTGGTGGAGATCATGATCTAGAGGTGACGAGAACATATAACTCTAAGTCAACAGACAATGGCTGGTTTGGTTTCGGATGGGGATCTCTCTATGAAACAAAGCTAATGGTATCTGCAGACGGATCAGTAGTTGTTATGGAAAACGGATCGGGTGCACAGACTCGTTTCGTTCCGAAAGAGGCAATCAATGTAGAGATTGCTTCTAAGAAAATTATCGAAGCTATGAAGAAAAAAGAACCGGTGAGTGACGTTATGGTTCAGTCGCTAATGAAGCGTTTGAACAGCGACTCTGAGCTTCGCCAGTTCTACTCGAAGAAATACAACATTGAAACTGTCCTGGCAGACGGAACAATGCTTTACTCGAATGACCGTGGAATCCAGACAATGGTTAAGGAGAAGACGGGATATAAGAGAACAGGATCTGACGGAAAAGTTGATTACTTCGACAACGCAGGTAAATTGACAAAAATCTCGGACAAGAACGGATACAGTATTTCATTCGAATATAAGGGAGAACAACTGTTTGCGATTAAAGATACGCAAGCAAAACAAATCCTTTTCGAGTGGTACCCGGATGGAAAAATTAAATCTGCAGCTTTCACTGGAGATAAAAAAGCGACTTACGCTTACGATACAAAAGGTAACCTTTCTACAAGTACAGACGTAGCAGGTAACACTTATAAGTATGATTATGACAGTAACCATAACTTAACTGGTATCACGTATATCGATACAACGAAAATGCAAGTGAAGTACGACAAGAACTCGTTTGCAACTGAAGTTATCGAAAGAAACGGGGAGTCTACTAAGTACAAGTATGAAAACAACCCGAAGAATCCGGACTTCCACTACTGGACAACGGTAACAAAAAAACCAGTAGAAGGACCTGAGTCTTCAAGTCGTTATGAGTATGAAATTAAGACAAAACCAGATGGTCAGCAATACACATACAGAATTGCGACTGATGTAGATGGAATCAAAACTGAAACAATCTACTCTGAGTGTTGTTCTCTTCCACTTAAAATCACTCGTGGAAAAGACGTAACAACTTTTGAATACAATGCAAAAGGACTTCTTACAAAGAAAACATCAACTCGTGGAGAGTATGTTGAACTTGCTTATGACGACAAGATCAACAAGATCACAAGAGTTGTAAACAATGACGGCTGGACAAATTTCCAGTACGACAAGATCGGAAACCTGGCAAAAGCTGTTAATAGCGCAGGAAAATCAGTTCTTCTGATTTACGATCGCTCTGGAAAGATCACAAAAATGATCGACCAGGAAAAGGATGATGCTAAGACGAGAAGAACACTTTCTTTCAAATACAACTCACTTGGAAAACCAGTTGAGATTGAAATGGAGAACGTGGGAATCATCAACGTAGCATACGATAACTACGGTGAAATCAAGAAAGTTGAATCAAAAGCGGGCGCAAAAATGGCTCTTCAAGTGACACAAGCATTCCAGTCACTTTTAAGCATTGTTAAACCTGCCGGTGTTAACTTAAATATGTAATGGACCAGGCCTAAAGGCCAATCGAAGGGAGAGAGTGTATGAAATTTTTATTAGTGATCGCGATGTCTACAGTACTTACAGGAACAGCTTTTGGTGCATGTTCATCATCATCACCGGCAGAGTGTAAGACAAAACAAGAGTGCGACGGAATTTCAAAAGAAGGACAGAAGTTTGTTTTCAATGAAAGCAACAAAGTAAAATGTATGCTTCAGGAAACTTCAGTAGCAACAAACTGTCTTGAAAACAACAACTCAAGTTTAAATGTTTCTAAAACTGATGCTGCTTCAGGAAAAGACGGTACTACAGGAACGACTGGTACAACAAAATAGTCGCTGTTTTTCCTCTCTTCGACATACACTTAGATAATTTAAAAATGGACCGCCTGGTTAGCAGGCGGTTTTCATAATCCCTGCCTTTCTCATGGGCACTTTCTACAATTAATCACTTCTGACGTCTTCCAGGGCCTCTTATAAGGCCTGTATGTTTTATCCCATCAAATTATGCTGATGAAGAGGTAATCCCTCTATAAAGGTCAAATAGCGTCTTTAATCAATATATGTATATCTTTCACACACTGCTGTTTAAAGTTTAAACACTTTTTCAGAGGGAAATTCCTAAGTTTTGAATATTGCAGATGCCAAAACTTGGCATGGAGCCTGCAAATTAAAATACAAACAAAACCAGGGGAATTTTATGAAAGCACTAATCATCCTATCTCTTACTATAGTTTCACTTAACGCTTTTTCAGCTGAAGTTGGAGAAGATAAAAAAGGTGAATGTATCTACTCTAACCAATCTAATAAGAGAGATGCAAAAGAAGTAGTGGCCACTTCTTCAGAAGATAAGAAACCAGAATCAAAGGCCGTTTCAAAATAGATTTTAAGACTTAATTTCTGCATACATTTTTCTCACACTCCTTTTTAAGAACCCCGCGAATGCGGGGTTTTTTAATGCCCTGAAATAACAAAAAACTGTGTAAATATTTTCCATGCCTGTCTAAAGTTTGGACGAAAATAGCTGAGCAATTTCTTCTAACTCATCAAAAGATCAAGAGCACAAAGTTGGCATTGTTAGTGCAACTACCAAAGTAAGAAAGCTTAAAAAACCAAAAAGGGGAATTATATGAAAGCACTAATTATCTCATCTCTACTTTTCTTTTCTTTAAGAGCAATGTCAGGTGAAGTTGGTGAAGACAAAAAAGGTGAATGTATCTACTCTAACCAATCTAATAAGAGAGATGCAAAAGTTGTAGTAGACACTTCTACAGAAGAAGCGAAAAAAGAAGCTATCAAGACAATTTCAAAATAATTT contains:
- a CDS encoding type II secretion system F family protein, encoding MSFFLDMVGRNGLIFVVGMMVFALSYKYSINIFDWIERQTYGTRTYITEKLEFLFIEIPQDRLTYMLLASSVGLGCFIFLFIGFFASWILGAILGGIMAFIGFKAPRWIIDYLVEKRIKAYSLQMVDALQLLSNGIRAGLSVPQAIGMIVEEMPAPISQEFNVLLQQNRIGMPLEECFENLAKRVPLEDNDMFVSAVNILRETGGNLSEVFDTIVDVIRERVRLQQKVDTYTAQGMFQGMTIGAMPYLLGFVYFLQDPKSMTPLFTTPLGLVFLFVALIFDIAGIYVIMKIVKIKI
- a CDS encoding DUF6531 domain-containing protein; this encodes MSFKKSLIALSLMPMMAFGGVNLKNGNFYITYTDIIAPGGDHDLEVTRTYNSKSTDNGWFGFGWGSLYETKLMVSADGSVVVMENGSGAQTRFVPKEAINVEIASKKIIEAMKKKEPVSDVMVQSLMKRLNSDSELRQFYSKKYNIETVLADGTMLYSNDRGIQTMVKEKTGYKRTGSDGKVDYFDNAGKLTKISDKNGYSISFEYKGEQLFAIKDTQAKQILFEWYPDGKIKSAAFTGDKKATYAYDTKGNLSTSTDVAGNTYKYDYDSNHNLTGITYIDTTKMQVKYDKNSFATEVIERNGESTKYKYENNPKNPDFHYWTTVTKKPVEGPESSSRYEYEIKTKPDGQQYTYRIATDVDGIKTETIYSECCSLPLKITRGKDVTTFEYNAKGLLTKKTSTRGEYVELAYDDKINKITRVVNNDGWTNFQYDKIGNLAKAVNSAGKSVLLIYDRSGKITKMIDQEKDDAKTRRTLSFKYNSLGKPVEIEMENVGIINVAYDNYGEIKKVESKAGAKMALQVTQAFQSLLSIVKPAGVNLNM